In Zymoseptoria tritici IPO323 chromosome 7, whole genome shotgun sequence, a single genomic region encodes these proteins:
- a CDS encoding t-complex protein 1 subunit beta, producing MAQIFQEGSTEERGENARLSAFVGAIAIGDLVKSTLGPKGQDKILQSASTGEIMVTNDGATILKSVALDNAAAKVLVNISKVQDDEVGDGTTSVAVLAAELLREAEILVNQKIHPQTIIEGYRIASAAALKALAESAVDHSDNAELFRKDLIAIARTTLSSKVLSQDRDQFSELATDAVLRMRGSTDLTHIQIIKKAGGKLSDSYLDPGFILDKKFGTGQPKRIENAKILVANTSMDTDKVKIFGARVKVESTGKLAELEKAEREKMKSKVEKIKAHGINCFVNRQLIYNWPEQLFSDAGIASIEHADFDGVERLALVTGAEITSTFDHPEHVKLGHCDLIEEVIIGEDNLIRFSGVAAGRACTIVLRGSSEQLLDEAERSLHDALAVLSQTVKEPMTTLGGGCAEMLMSKAVDHAAQNVAGKKALAVDSFAKALRQLPTILADNAGLDSADLVARLRKAIYSGMSSSGLDLMRPGGGIADMRELGVVEAFKLKKAVVSSASEAAELLLRVDNIIRAAPRARERM from the exons aTG GCTCAAATTTTCCAAGAAGGCAGCACCGAAGAGCGAGGCGAGAATGCAAGACTTAG CGCATTCGTCGGTGCAATTGCGATTGGAGATCTGGTGAAGTCGACTCTCGGACCAAAGGGACAAGACAAG ATCCTACAAAGTGCTTCGACCGGCGAGATCATGGTGACAAACGACGGCGCGACCATTCTCAAGAGTGTAGCATTGGACAACGCAGCGGCAAAGGTCTTGGTGAACATTTCAAAAGTGCAGGACGATGAAGTAGGAGATGGAACAACAAGTGTGGCCGTCCTCGCAGCAGAACTCCTCCGCGAAGCCGAAATTCTCGTCAACCAGAAAATCCACCCACAGACCATCATCGAAGGATACCGGATAGCGAGCGCGGCGGCACTGAAGGCATTGGCGGAGAGTGCGGTGGATCACAGTGACAACGCGGAGCTGTTCAGAAAAGATTTGATTGCAATCGCACGGACAACTCTCAGCTCGAAAGTGTTGAGTCAAGACAGAGATCAATTTTCGGAGTTGGCTACGGATGCGGTGTTGAGGATGCGCGGATCGACAGATCTTACACACATTCAGATCATCAAGAAGGCGGGCGGAAAACTCTCAGACTCATACCTCGACCCGGGATTCATTCTGGATAAGAAGTTCGGCACCGGGCAACCTAAGCGGATTGAGAATGCGAAGATTCTCGTCGCCAACACTTCCATGGACACGGACAAGGTCAAGATCTTTGGCGCGAGAGTCAAGGTGGAATCCACAGGCAAGCTCGCCGAGCTGGAGAAAGCCGAACGCGAAAAGATGAAGTCCAAGGTGGAGAAGATCAAGGCACACGGCATCAACTGCTTTGTCAACCGACAACTCATCTACAACTGGCCCGAGCAACTCTTCTCGGATGCGGGCATAGCCTCTATCGAACACGCCGACTTCGACGGTGTTGAGCGCCTGGCTCTCGTCACCGGTGCTGAGATTACATCCACATTCGACCATCCGGAACATGTCAAGCTCGGCCACTGCGACCTCATCGAGGAGGTCATCATCGGCGAGGATAACCTCATACGCTTCTCCGGCGTCGCTGCAGGACGCGCCTGCACCATTGTCCTCCGCGGATCCTCGGAACAACTCCTCGATGAAGCCGAGCGTTCCCTCCACGACGCCCTCGCCGTCCTCTCCCAAACCGTCAAGGAACCCATGACCActctcggcggcggctgCGCCGAAATGCTCATGTCCAAAGCCGTTGACCACGCCGCGCAGAATGTCGCCGGAAAGAAAGCTCTCGCCGTCGACTCCTTTGCCAAAGCACTCCGTCAATTGCCTACCATTCTCGCCGACAATGCAGGTCTCGATTCCGCGGATCTGGTCGCTAGATTGCGCAAGGCGATTTACTCGGGCATGTCGAGCAGTGGACTGGATTTGATGCGTCCGGGTGGTGGCATTGCGGATATGAGGGAGTTGGGTGTGGTGGAGGCGTTCAAGTTGAAGAAGGCGGTTGTGAGCAGTGCGAGTGAGGCGGCGGAATTGCTGTTAAGAGTGGATAATATCATCCGCGCAGcgccgagggcgagggagaggatgtaA